A segment of the Microbacterium luteolum genome:
GCGCTGCGGCCACCGCCCGGCGCACCCGTTCGCGAAGGAGAGCTGGATGACCGACCAGGATTCGACTCGGACCCCCTACATCCCCAACGAGAGCGTGCACCCGTGGCGCCGTTTCGTCGCGGTGGGCGATTCGTTCACCGAGGGCATCGGCGACCCCGACCCGAACGCACCGGGCGCCCACCGTGGCTGGGCCGATCGCGTCGCCGAAGTGCTCGGCCAGCAGGTCGACGACTTCGCCTACGCGAACCTCGCGGTGCGGGGGAAGCTCATCGCGCAGATCGTCGCCGACCAGATCGAGCCCGCTGTCGCCCTGCATCCCGACCTCGTCTCCATCTGCGCCGGGGGCAATGATGTGATCCGCCCCGGAACAGACCCCGATGCGATCGCCGCGCAGCTGGAGGATGCCGTCGCGCGTCTCGCCTCCACCGGCGCCGCCATCCTCCTCTTCACCGGCATCGACACGGGCTTCACGCCCGTCTTCCGTGCATTCCGCGGCAAGGTCGCGATCTACAACGAGAACGTGCGAGCCATCGCCGAGCGCCACGACTGCATCGTCGCGGACCAGTGGGCGCTCAAGGTCGTGCAGGACATGCGCTTCTTCGACGACGACCGCCTCCACTACAACGCGCTCGGCCACCACGAGGTCGCGCGCATGGCGTTGCGGGCACTGAACGTCCCGAACGACCTCGAGGCCATGCAGCCCGAGCCGCTCCCGGTGCGCACCTGGC
Coding sequences within it:
- a CDS encoding SGNH/GDSL hydrolase family protein, which translates into the protein MTDQDSTRTPYIPNESVHPWRRFVAVGDSFTEGIGDPDPNAPGAHRGWADRVAEVLGQQVDDFAYANLAVRGKLIAQIVADQIEPAVALHPDLVSICAGGNDVIRPGTDPDAIAAQLEDAVARLASTGAAILLFTGIDTGFTPVFRAFRGKVAIYNENVRAIAERHDCIVADQWALKVVQDMRFFDDDRLHYNALGHHEVARMALRALNVPNDLEAMQPEPLPVRTWREARSEDFGWAREHFVPWVLRRLRHQSSGDHIAAKRPDASPMIRLQKD